In Prunus dulcis chromosome 1, ALMONDv2, whole genome shotgun sequence, the following are encoded in one genomic region:
- the LOC117613810 gene encoding aspartic proteinase nepenthesin-1-like: MTAYDRIQAAAYRSVLRLNHIHSLTTTFSSSEQDISSRIVPENGEYTVTFSVGTPPTQVHAFMDTGSEVIWVKCSQSSPVFNPAKSSSYGHHPCDSLACEVLGVGRRTCAEFLDPCYYRVRYGDGSTTEGTLSHDKFAFEDPERNLVDVGHLDFGCSDYSSWHFVGNESGALGLSRQPLSLISQLDIKKFSYCMALPNNEGLGSRMYFGSEAVISGGRTPFLEGEDRYYYVTLIGIRIGDQNVPLPVGLFNRTSDGEGGFMIDSGTTYTFLRSEAYDALIKALNEAIDLPQRRGPSEWFELCFEGSFEDLESAVPDVTFIFDGAEVILMKQTTYIEAKKGLWCLAMVRSNEKLSIFGNVQQQNYFVGFDLEEQVVSFAPVDDCATFQ, from the coding sequence ATGACTGCCTATGATCGTATACAAGCTGCTGCTTATCGTTCTGTCTTGCGTCTTAACCACATCCACTCACTCACCACCACCTTTTCATCCTCAGAACAAGATATCTCTTCTAGAATAGTCCCTGAAAATGGTGAGTACACAGTGACTTTCTCTGTGGGCACTCCTCCTACCCAAGTACATGCCTTCATGGACACTGGAAGTGAGGTCATTTGGGTCAAATGCTCACAAAGCTCCCCTGTCTTCAACCCTGCAAAATCCTCCTCTTATGGTCACCATCCGTGTGATTCCCTTGCCTGTGAGGTTTTAGGGGTAGGCAGGAGAACCTGCGCAGAGTTTCTTGACCCTTGCTACTATAGGGTAAGATATGGAGATGGTTCCACAACGGAGGGAACTCTGTCCCATGACAAGTTTGCATTTGAAGACCCTGAGAGGAACCTTGTGGATGTTGGTCACTTGGATTTTGGTTGTTCTGACTACTCTTCATGGCATTTTGTTGGGAATGAATCAGGTGCTCTCGGCTTGAGCAGACAGCCCCTGTCCTTAATTTCTCAACTAGACATAAAAAAGTTCTCATACTGTATGGCGCTCCCGAACAACGAGGGATTGGGAAGCAGGATGTATTTTGGATCAGAGGCAGTGATCTCTGGTGGGCGAACTCCATTTCTGGAGGGAGAGGATCGGTATTACTATGTCACTCTTATTGGAATTCGCATTGGTGACCAAAATGTACCTCTCCCCGTTGGGCTTTTTAACAGGACAAGTGATGGGGAAGGAGGGTTTATGATTGATTCCGGCACAACTTACACATTTCTTAGATCAGAAGCATATGATGCATTGATCAAGGCACTGAACGAAGCCATAGATTTGCCACAAAGGAGAGGACCAAGCGAATGGTTTGAGTTGTGTTTTGAAGGAAGTTTTGAGGACTTGGAATCTGCAGTACCTGATGTGACATTCATTTTTGATGGTGCAGAAGTCATTCTAATGAAACAAACTACTTACATTGAAGCAAAGAAGGGGCTTTGGTGCCTTGCCATGGTGAGGTCCAATGAAAAGTTGTCCATATTTGGAAATGTCCAGCAACAGAActattttgttggttttgacCTTGAAGAACAAGTGGTTTCTTTTGCTCCGGTTGACGACTGTGCTACCTTCCAATAG